AGCCGCCTTCCCGAAGCTGGTTTCTGTGCGTGGCCATCAGTAGCATGGACTTGAGTCTGCGAGTCTCCCTCCGGGGCTctgcctaggaggcacttgggccCGGGAATGTCGCCAGCCCACTATCAGCAGGTAGACTGGCAATAGTCACTACTGGGCAGGGGAAGCTTCTGCCAGGAGTCCTCCCCAGCCATGGGCTGGACATGCGTGGGGACAGGCTCCAGAGCTATGCACCCGCCTGTGCTCCTTCCTGCACGAGCCCACATACATGTTCTGAAGATTCAGTAAGCGGATTGTAAATATGAGCACACAGGTGCCAGCACCCACAAGCATGGAACACTCAGAGCACAGACTCCACGGGGTTCACAGGGTGATGTCTTCCTACTTACTGGGTGTGTGTGCGTCTGCACACTCATGCTGTTAATAAGATGGACAGCAAGCATAGCTGCCCTGTGACTTTCTGTGCCCTGGAGTGGATTCCGTCTGATCATAGTGAGCCCACAGGACAgaggccccctccccctcccttccaaagctgtctctttgtttttctttgtcatttttcaccttgaggagccttggtgacacatgGGTTAAGCAGCTGGtgtcaaagtcagtggttcaagcccaccagctgcctccctccctcacagtTTGGATGAGGCTCTGTTTATTGCGTTCTTTCATCTGCAGCACTGTGCAGAGCAGACACACAGTAGATACGCTGTACGGCTCTGTAGACAGAGGCACAAAGCGCTCTCCTTGTCCCTCTGCACAAAGGAGAGCTGGGACACAAGGGTTTTCAATCTGTAGCTGGCTCTGAGCTTCAGTATCTGGGTTTCTCCTCTTCTCCATTCCTCTGTGGTCCTCCTTACCGATGTCTACCGACAGCTCATGAAATCAGGACCAAGGTTTCTTATCGGCACCGGCTGAtcttcagcaggaagatgaggccgGCTGCTCCGTAGGGACTGCAGGCTTGGACcctcagagggacagttctactctgtcctacaaggtcatgaTGAGGCAAACCCCCCAGCCCCCCATATGTAATCTCTACTACAGAGAGACTGGTAAAGGAGAGTTCCCAGGGGCTccaggggcaggggtaggggcccAGAACTGGGAATTGTCTGTCCCGGCCTGGCTCCGACACTCAGAGGTGTGGAGTAGGGCCGCCCTGAACATACTTGCTTCTGCTCggaaggggctgggggctgggacaCCTCGACCGGGCTCTGAGGCTGCGGCTCACCGCTCTCTTGCAGACCGTGGAGCATGGCTTCCCGCACCAGCCCAGCGCCCTGGGCTACAGCGCCTCCCTGCGCATGCTGGCCATCGGCACCCGCTCCGGGGCCATCAAACTGTATCCTTCCCATGCTGCCAGCCCTTGGCCGGGGATGGGGCCCCAGCGCCCAGACTGGAGGAAGGACGTCAGCCTGCCTGCCCGCCCAGGTACGAGCAGGCTCCTTCATTCCCTCAAGCTGGTTTACAGGCCTTTGTCTGCTGGAGCCGGGCCCTCTGAAGGCAATGAGGATGTCCTCTTCCTTCCAGCCTGGAACCCCAGGCCTCCCTGCCTCTCTTGacatcccctccttccccaccaaaTAAAGCAGGCTGCACACAACCCCTTGTCCCCCAGGACCTTCCAGGTGCCCCCTGAGGAGCCTGCCCTGAACCCAGGGCGTGGGGCCAGCCAAACTTCTCTTCCTGAGAAGGCGCCTCTGCCATACAGACCCTGTGCTTCCCCAGAGATGGCGGAGAGGGTCacccccctctccagggggagacCTAGAGATGGGGGGGGGCTGTCCTCAGTGCCCACAGCACCTCCATGGAGCTGTACTCCCCCACTCCTCTCCTGTCGCAAGGAGGGTGGGAGCTGGGCCTACCCGCTGCGTGCCCTGGTTAATCATTGCCAGGCCTGGGCCACATCCTGGTTACCGGCCCCTGCTGCCAAGACACGTGGGCCAGGgctgctgggggaggccccaggaggCACCCAGAGCGTTCTCCTTGGTACCAGCACACGGGAGCCCATGGAGCTGTGACAGATTGGGTAGGGGCCTGTCGTACCTAGTAACTGCCGAgataaagcctcacctttcttgggcGTCACCCCACCTGCctggctggggaagctttcccagGATTATCTAGCACCACCGGGTCAAGTGCCGGCAGCCACTAccgcacctccccaccccaagctATGCTATGGCCCCTGCTATGACCGCCCCACCCCAAGCCAGACCACTACTGTCACCTCCCCTACAAGACTAGACCACTACTGTCACCTCCCCTCCAAGCCAGACCACTACTGTCACCTCCCCTCCAACACTAGACCCCAGGTCCTGCCCAGGAGGGGGTGGGTGAATCTCATTTGCTGCCAGCCTGCTGGTGGTCCCCCCGCCTGTGGGCCCAGAGGTCTGCACAGGACAGGTGGGTCTGGTGTCTGCCTGGGCTGGGCTTTTCCTGAGCATGCTGCCAGCTACGGCGCCCCTGGAGTGGAGTTCATGGGGCTTCACCGGGAGAACAATGCCGTCGTCCAGGTCCACTTCCTGCCTGACCAGGTGAGGGCACCCGCCTCCCACCTCCCGGTCTTGGGAAGGGTGGGGGTGCAGAGGTGGCCATTGATGGCCCTGGGTTTGCTGCTGGAGGACTACCTGCCCTCTCCCCACTGGGGTCTATGGGCTGGCCTAAGAGTAGGGGGCGTGGCTTTTGATCTCATTACTGGGCCCCGCCCCCCACACAAGGGCCACAGGGAATCGGCCTTTCCTGGCTGGTGAGGcagtgccccctgtcccctcccagTGCCGCCTTGTCACACTGCTGGATGACAACAGTCTGCATCTCTGGAGCCTGAAGGTCAAGGGCGGGGCGTCAGagctgcaggaggaagagagcTTCATGCTTCGCGGCCCCCCTGGGTAAGGACTGGGGACTCTTCTTCTCCTGACCAGCCTGACCTCTGCACCCACATGGGTGGGCATCGGGGCGGGTGGTCATCCCGTGAGGGCCCCTCACTAAGGACAGCGTCTCGGCCTTGGAGGAGCTCAAAGCTGGCCTCTGTTGAGACACCTACAAACAACAACCTCTCAGCCTTCGTGTTTAAACTTGTAAAAAATACCTTTTCAGCTTCAGAGGTGAACTGTGGGGTCTTAATCGATGAGTTCTTATggattaagctcctggcatcctgtctaggtaggagccctgctggcagagtggttacacattgtgctgctaaccacaaggtcagcagttcaaaaccaccctccTGTCAAGagcacagtctcagaacccccaggacTCGTTGGCACTGCTTGATTTGGGGTCTCTGAGTTGTAGCTGTGGCATCCTCGACGGGGCCTGGGTGTGTCTGGACCAGCATGGTCCCTCCTCACATacgcggggggcaggggggggggaccTGGGCAGCCAGCCGCCTGCCTCTCATGTCCCCATGTATTTAGGGAGGCATGTTCCCCCACAAAGGACCTCCAGGCTGTTTTCCCTAAGTGGACGGTCTGTGAGGGAGCCGAGGACCCTGTGCTGCAGGCGGCTCACGGGCAGCCCTTCTCCCGCAGGTCTGCCCCCAGCACCACACAGATCACCGTGATCCTGCCCCATTCCTGCCGCGAGCTGCTCTACCTGGGCACCGAGAGCGGCAGCGTGTTTGTGGTGCAGCTGCCAGCCTTCCGAAcgctggaggacaggaccctgagcTCGGACGCCGTGCTGCAGCGGTGAGCTGGCCCTGTGCCACCCAGGCTGTCCTCAAGCCAGGCCTGGCTCCCCCAGACCCAAGGGagcgagatgaggctgtctgctcccatgaagattgacaacctcagaaaccaggGGAAGCAGGGCCAGGACAAGTCCCAATCAGTTTGACAGTAGGCTGTGGGTATGACAACTCCTGGCACCAGAGGGGACTTGAGGGTGACTTGTCACCTGAACTTAAGGAGAGGAAGCCAAGCCCCAGAATGAGTGAGAAGCTTCCCCGCCCCTTCGCCCTGTGGTCTTAGCGCTGATGCTGCCTTTTCAGACCCAGTGCTGGGGCAGGCGTTGCTTAGACCAGGACAGCCACTCTGGTTCTTGCTGGCAACAGCGCCATGTTCCCCTTGAAGCCCCCATTGCCAATTCTAGTTGAGGGGAGCGGTGCCAGCCGCTGGGTTGTGGGCTCTTTGCATTCTCCACGCACTGTCCCTGGTGTTCAGAAGCCCTggtgtagcctaagcttagggctgtaACTacagagttggtggttcaaacccaccagccaggccacagggggaaagatgaagctggccatttccataaagattttcagcctcagagCCCTGGGGTGGGGTCCCGTGAGCCAGGATCCGCTGGAGGCCGTGAGTTTCATTCCTGGTGGTGGCTCTCTGTCCTGCTTCTGCCGCCTCTTGGGCCACGCTGGCCGCCGTGCGTCTGCAGCAGCAGGGCCACTGCATCACTGCCTGCTGTGTTGTgtccccctcacctgcctcccgcGCGGCCTGGAAGTCATAAATGCCACTCTTAGGTTGTCGCCCTGTGCCTCTGCCCTCCGGCCTCGCCCATGGCTCACGGTTCTGCCTCTCTCCTCCAGGTTGCCAGAGGAGGCCAGGCACCGGCGGGTCTTTGAGATGGTGGAAGCCCTGCAGGAGCACCCCCGAGACCCCAACCAGATCCTGATCGGCTACAGCCGGGGCCTCGTCGTGGTCTGGGATCTGCGGACCGGCGAGGCGGTCCACCATTTCCTCAGCAGCCAGGTAGAAGGGCTCAAGGCCTGGAAGGGCAGttctgctggcacccgctgccCATCCCCTGCTCACGCCTACgctctccttcctcccccctgAAGCAGCTGGAGAGCGTCTGCTGGCAGCGCGATGGCCGGATGATTGTCAGCTGCCATTCAGACGGCAGCTATTGCCAGTGGCCCGTGGCCAGCGACGCCCAGCAGCTGGAGCCCCTGCCCAGCTGCGTGCCTTACGGTCAGTGCCACCCACTCCCGACAGTGCCCTCAGTGTGTCCAGTCGGCCTTTCCTGGATTCAAGGGTGGGGCCCAGAGAATTTTCCCACAGCACAGGGCCGGGTGCTAATGCCTTTTCAGGACCCACAacatgggcggggggtggggtggggtggggggaggatacaCAGGTTGTCCGGGCCCTGGAGCGTCGGTTCCAGCTCATTCCTGTTCTCTTAGGTCCCTTTCCCTGCAAAGCTATTACCAAAATCTTCTGGCTGACCACCAGGAAGGGGTAGGTACCCGTGCTCTGCCCTCTCCTTTTGCCAGCACCTTCCTGGACGACTGGGGGGGCCTGCAGGCCTCGTGCTGGGGGCATGGCACCTCCTGACCAGCCCTGGGTACCATGAGGAGCAGGCCTGTGGCCATTCAGAGCTCCCGGACTCTGCCGGCAgtcagcccctcctccctcaccagCCAGAGCCGCTTTGGCTCCTGGGGCCTCTTTTCTCCAAGCAAAACCTTCCTGAGGACCCCTGATGTCGCCGTGGGTCAGGGGTCCAGGCAGGGATGGTACTGAGGCTGacccccaccctggattccccagccCGGGTTCTCCTAGGCTGCAGCAGTCCCCAAAGAGAGGGGGTCCAGGCCCCCCTGTCCTGGCCACCCTGCGTGAGTGCTCCCCGAGGCTGGCCTCGCACAGTGCCCCGAGGCACATGATGGCCGCCCAGCCCATTGCCACTCTTCCCCCAGGCTGCCCTTCACCATCTTCCAGGGCGGCATGCCCCGGGCCAGCTATGGGGACCGCCACTGCATCTCCGTGGTCCACGGCAGCCAGCAGACGGCTTTCGACTTCACCTCCCGGGTCATTGACTTCACGGTCCTGGCTGAGGCCGACCCTGCGGCTGGTGGGTGTACttctggagtggggtgggggtggggcacggcCCAAAATAGGAGGGTACTTCCCCAACCGGCCCCCATCAGGGAACCCTTGACCCTTTAGTGTTCATCCCCAAGGCCAGCAGCTCTGTTCACCCTGCCCTGTCAGCCTCTCCCCATCAGGACAGCCTGTGGCGTCCCCCTACCTGACCCCCTCTGCCTCTGCCACCGTTTCCTTCCTGGGGTGCGCATGCTCgcctgtgtgtgttgggggatggGGAAAGAGCCCCCCAGTTTAGCTAAGGTGTCTCATTTTGCCTGGAAGCCTTCCTCTTGGGGTGGTCACTGGGTGCCAGGGGGGCACTGACTCATTGTCACCAAGTGGGTGACAGAACAGACCAGAGACCTGGAGAGGCagccaggcaggagggaggggctgcCCTATGATGACTAGGGCTCCACGAACCTGGGCCCAGGTGTGGTCTCCAGCCTCGGCCCCTGCCACGGAAAGACCGCTCCACCTACATTCCTTCTGCCTTGGCTTCTTCGCCCTCCTCACACTTGGCACTGGGTGACTGAGAGCAGGGGCTCAGCATGGCAGCCTGGGGTCTCCTCAGACAAGAAGCCTGTATGACGGTGTCCCCACACCCCGGGCTGATCATGCCGTCTGGGTCCCAGCATGGGGGGAGGCAAGAGAGAGGCTGAGCCAGGCGTGCATGTGGGGTTTCCTGGGACTGCCCCTGCCTCTGACTGCCCTCCCTGCTGATGATAAGGGTGTGTGGTGAGGGGCATAACTCCTTAGACAAGGTGTAGGCACCTGAGGCTCCCTCTGACTGCTCTCATCATGAGCACGGTTCAAGTGACACTGTGCGTGagacatcaggctgctaaccacaaggtctgtggttcaacaccccccccccccccgccagttgATCCTCTggtgagagatgaggctgtctgctcctgggaaaGATCCATATTCTCAAATTCTGTATGGGTTTAcattgaattggaattgactcaatggcaatgggtctgATCTGGCGGGGTCAGGGTGGTTGCTATGGAAGAAAACCCACACAGCCCCGCCCTCAAGGGACTAACCAACCTTTGAACAggtgggcagagtgtggggcggGGCTGTGTAGTTATACAactctcagaggcaaggatgtaaCCAGGAACCTGGATAGGCTAGCCCCACAGGGGCCCAGAGAGCAAAGACTCAGAGCCAGAACTGGTGGACCACCCTCCCTGgagcctgtgggggtggggggactgccAGCATGGGAGGGGCACCCCGCCAACCCTGACGTAGGGAGGCATCCAGGCTGTCAGCTGGGTGGGTGTCCCAGAAGGCAAGCTCAGAGGGGGCCctggcctcaggccaggggcaaaCATGGGGAGAACAGCTAGGTCACAGAGGAAGGCTCAGGACGCCTGATGGACAGAAAGGGTCTGACCCCTGTCTCCCCAGAAACCTTAAGAAGGTGAGGTAGCTAGGGGTGCTCAGCCCCCACAAACAGCCTGGGTGATAGGCAGGGCCCAGCAGCATGCACCCAGCATGCGTCTACTGAGCACTGACTGGGAGCCCTGAGGCTTGTGGGTCGGTGCGAGCGAGCAGACCAGGCCCCTCCGGAGGCATGGAGGAAGCGGACTGGCTGGAACCCTGGGTCCTGTTGATACCCCCGCCCTAGCCCCTTTGCTCCCCAGCCCTGCTGCCCTACCAGGGTCCTCATGCTGGGTCTTCTCCTGTGGTATGAGGCCCTCTCTGGGCCCCTCAGCAGACAGCTGAAGGTGGCATCTCCAGGGAGCTGGATTTCAATACCAAGTCCCTGGCTCCGGCCTGGAGCACTGACTCTGTTCCCACCCCTGGCCTGTTCCCCAGCCTCTGATGACCCCTATGCCCTGCTGGTGCTGGccgaggaggagctggtggtgatTGACCTGACTGCGACCGGCTGGCCCCCGGTACAGCCGCCCTACCTGGCCTCCCTGCACTGCTCGGCCATCACCTGCTCCCACCACGTCTCCAACATCCCCCTGAAGCTGTGGGAGCGAGTCATTGCTGCCGGCAGCAGGCAGAGCTCGCACTTCTCCATCATGGTAGGTCTGCCCACCGCTGCTCCGCCCCGCCCCTGCTCAGCAAGGCCCAGTTTTCCCCCAACACGTCTGTCTCTTCCCCAGGAGTGGCCCATTGATGGGGGCACCAGCCTGGCCCCGGCCCCCCCTCAGAGAGACCTGCTGCTCACTGGGTAAGTGAGATGCTGGCCCTCTGTGGGGTGGGGCCCTCCTGTCTGATCCGCGGACCCCCCACGTCCCTCTCAACGTTGACCGGCGGCCCCGCCCACAGGCACGAGGACGGCACCGTGCGCTTCTGGGACGCCTCGGGCGTCTGCCTGCGACTGCTTTACAAACTCAGCACCGTCCGCGTCTTCCTGACCGACTCGGACCCCAGCGATAGCCTCCACGCCCAGGGCGAGGATGAGTGGCCCCCGCTCCGCAAGGTGAAGCCACGGGTCTGCAAGCCGTGCCCTGGGGACGGGGTCGTGGGGGGATGGTCTGCTCACGGGCACCTCTCCCTGGCCAGGTGGGCTCCTTCGACCCCTACAGCGACGACCCCCGGCTGGGCATCCAAAAGATTTTCCTCTGCAAATACAGCGGCTACCTGGCCGTGGCGGGCACAGCTGGGCAGGTAGGGCTGGTCCCACGGCAGGTAGCTGCCTTTTCCGTCTGTGGGGGTCGGGGATGGGAGCCAGTCCCGGCATGTGCTGTAAcacactcagctgccaaccacaaggttggtgcttCGAGTGCACCCAGAGGCAGCTCTCTGGTCCACTTCCTACAAATTGGACACTGGACGCCCTACCCACGACCACAGTTCCGCCACAcacaacgggggggggggggcacaggagGCGGAGCCAGGGTGGTGGGACTTCCCCTGGAATCGGAAGTCAGGCCGGGGCTTGGGCCCCTGAGGTCATGCTGCCCGTGTGCCCGCCCTCCCGCCCTCCAGGTGCTGGTGCTGGAGCTGAACGACGAGGAGGCCGAGCACGCGGTGGTGCAGGTGGAGGCCGACCTGCTGCAGGACCAGGAGGGCTACCGCTGGAAGGGGCACGAGCGGCTGTGCGCCCGCCCGGGGCCCGTGCGCTTTGAGCCCGGCTTCCAGCCCTTCGTGCTGGTGCAGTGCCAGCCGCCGGCCGTGGTCACCTCGCTGGCCCTGCACTCCGAGTGGCGCCTTGTGGCCTTCGGCACCAGCCACGGTTTCGGCCTCTTTGACCACCAGCAGCGGCGGCAGGTCTTTGTCAAGTGAGCTGCAGTCTGGGAGGGCGGGGCCCGGGGTGGGAGGGCGGGGCCAGCCCTGGCGGCCTCTAAGGCGTGGCCTCCACCCCAGGTGCACACTGCATCCCAGTGACCAGCTGGCCTTGGAGGGTCCACTGTCCCGAGTCAAGTCCCTGAAGAAGTCCCTGCGCCAATCTTTCCGCCGAATGCGCCGGAGCCGGGTGTCCAGCCGGAAGCGGCGGCCAATGGGTCACCCAGGAGAGGTAGGGCCAGCTCAGGCCCAAACAAGCCATGCTACTAGCAGAGGGCCCCAGCACCCTGTCCCCTGTCCCCCAGTCCCCCAGCATCTGCTCACAATAACCCCAGATGGGTCTCCTTGGCTCTCTGTGCTCAGTTTCTCCAATTGCAAAATGGGATCATGGCCGTCCCACCGCTGC
This window of the Tenrec ecaudatus isolate mTenEca1 chromosome 10, mTenEca1.hap1, whole genome shotgun sequence genome carries:
- the LLGL2 gene encoding LLGL scribble cell polarity complex component 2, whose amino-acid sequence is MRRFLRSGPDPERERLKRDLFQFNKTVEHGFPHQPSALGYSASLRMLAIGTRSGAIKLYGAPGVEFMGLHRENNAVVQVHFLPDQCRLVTLLDDNSLHLWSLKVKGGASELQEEESFMLRGPPGSAPSTTQITVILPHSCRELLYLGTESGSVFVVQLPAFRTLEDRTLSSDAVLQRLPEEARHRRVFEMVEALQEHPRDPNQILIGYSRGLVVVWDLRTGEAVHHFLSSQQLESVCWQRDGRMIVSCHSDGSYCQWPVASDAQQLEPLPSCVPYGPFPCKAITKIFWLTTRKGLPFTIFQGGMPRASYGDRHCISVVHGSQQTAFDFTSRVIDFTVLAEADPAAASDDPYALLVLAEEELVVIDLTATGWPPVQPPYLASLHCSAITCSHHVSNIPLKLWERVIAAGSRQSSHFSIMEWPIDGGTSLAPAPPQRDLLLTGHEDGTVRFWDASGVCLRLLYKLSTVRVFLTDSDPSDSLHAQGEDEWPPLRKVGSFDPYSDDPRLGIQKIFLCKYSGYLAVAGTAGQVLVLELNDEEAEHAVVQVEADLLQDQEGYRWKGHERLCARPGPVRFEPGFQPFVLVQCQPPAVVTSLALHSEWRLVAFGTSHGFGLFDHQQRRQVFVKCTLHPSDQLALEGPLSRVKSLKKSLRQSFRRMRRSRVSSRKRRPMGHPGEVPEGGAKVERAGLQSVELAPVQRKIEARSAEDSFTGFVRTLYFADTYLRDSSRHCPSLWAGTNGGTVYAFSLRVPPAERRMDEPVRAEQAKEIQLMHRAPVVGILVLDGHNVPLPEPLEVAHDLSKSPDMQGSHQLLVISEEQFKVFTLPKVSAKLKLKLTALEGSRVRRVSVAHFSSCRTEDYGEHHLTVLTNLGDVQVVSLPLLKPQVRFSCIRREDVSGIASCVFTKYGQGFYLISPSEFERFSLSTKWLVEPRCLVQSMETKDHRRPHNGAGPEKAAGRPRTSESWSAGEERTRGPTMQHALLNDERVLKEVQSTLEGDRASCGDWRTQRVVGNSLSNGGE